A single window of Rhipicephalus microplus isolate Deutch F79 chromosome 5, USDA_Rmic, whole genome shotgun sequence DNA harbors:
- the LOC142817438 gene encoding uncharacterized protein LOC142817438, which produces MDARTDTSTGTRAVTRVREFVRVSGGRGSSPMNRPAQKDAGATTHSLEGTPISVDAKLQKQSSSENSICGGQPQQALEVPEAVFPAIRREDCAGASRSIPRRGTM; this is translated from the coding sequence ATGGACGCGAGGACGGACACCTCTACTGGCACGAGGGCGGTGACTCGTGTGCGGGAGTTCGTGCGGGTTTCCGGTGGACGTGGGTCTTCGCCCATGAATCGTCCTGCCCAGAAGGACGCCGGCGCCACGACTCATTCTTTGGAAGGGACGCCCATATCGGTCGATGCAAAATTACAAAAGCAGTCGTCGTCGGAAAACAGCATTTGTGGAGGCCAGCCGCAGCAGGCGCTGGAAGTTCCGGAAGCTGTATTTCCCGCGATCCGTCGCGAGGACTGCGCTGGAGCGAGCCGGAGTATACCGCGGCGTGGCACAATGTAA